One stretch of Limnohabitans sp. DNA includes these proteins:
- a CDS encoding DUF6671 family protein, giving the protein MDSTDRNAVQARRVAFLTQHGKQDLVRGPLAAALGCELVHTDAYNTDQLGTFTREVARPGSQLDAARRKAKLGMALTGAPVGIASEGSFGSDPFGGFMPWNTELLLWLDPSQNLEVTGLAQGPAQSLHRCVNSLDELMAFAQQARFPAHHLVLRPDHQDHPDIIKNIQDEPSLLQAFVQVQGRSSSGRVFVENDLRAFCNPTRQDLIRQACDDLIRKLQSQCPQCQSPGFWVKSRVAGLPCRVCGQKTRLPIGEIWHCTQCQHEEQRATPTPPWADPSRCDFCNP; this is encoded by the coding sequence ATGGACAGCACCGATCGGAACGCAGTTCAAGCACGCCGCGTGGCGTTTCTCACGCAACACGGCAAACAAGATCTGGTACGGGGGCCTTTGGCTGCGGCTTTGGGTTGTGAGCTGGTTCACACCGATGCTTACAACACCGACCAACTGGGCACCTTCACCCGTGAAGTCGCCCGCCCGGGCTCACAACTTGATGCAGCCCGACGCAAAGCCAAACTTGGCATGGCCTTGACCGGTGCCCCGGTCGGCATCGCCAGCGAAGGCTCATTCGGGTCAGACCCCTTTGGGGGTTTCATGCCCTGGAACACCGAGCTGTTACTCTGGTTAGACCCCAGCCAGAATCTTGAAGTCACCGGACTCGCGCAAGGCCCAGCACAAAGCCTGCACAGATGCGTCAACAGTCTGGACGAGTTGATGGCATTTGCCCAACAAGCCAGATTTCCCGCGCATCATCTGGTGCTGCGGCCCGACCATCAGGACCACCCCGACATCATCAAAAACATCCAAGATGAGCCCTCGCTGCTGCAGGCCTTTGTGCAAGTTCAGGGCCGTTCGAGCAGTGGCAGGGTTTTCGTGGAAAACGACCTGCGGGCATTTTGCAACCCCACACGACAAGACCTCATCCGCCAAGCCTGCGACGACTTGATTCGCAAACTGCAGTCCCAATGCCCACAGTGCCAAAGTCCAGGGTTCTGGGTCAAGTCGCGTGTTGCAGGGCTGCCGTGCCGGGTCTGTGGTCAGAAGACGCGCCTGCCCATTGGCGAGATTTGGCACTGCACGCAATGCCAGCACGAGGAACAACGCGCCACACCGACGCCGCCCTGGGCCGACCCCAGCCGCTGCGATTTTTGCAACCCCTGA
- a CDS encoding YhdP family protein: MFVPHPPDLPSSKPRLQQWLDRLVWLFAWGLLIAGLMLALAWASLHFWIVPRIDEFRPGLERLARQSLGVPVRIGSLSAQSTGWVPSFELRDIELLDEQGRSGLRLPKVLIALSLQSAMGLKLDQLVLDAPELAVRQTAEGHWQVAGMDWGSTLQGDTAAADWLFSQREIIVRGGVLRWHASPSLDQGDEPSKALQLQDVDLVIRNSARKHSVRLDATPPVGWGERFVLMGQFRRKLLSTHAGRHADWSGQAYAFFPQADLAQLRAAAPTQWTRTWGPVQGEGVLRLWADVDQGQWRGAVADLSLVGFRARLNEQELPLAFERLSGRVGVQIHEDGFLASTQGLSFVNDEGLHWPGGNVSLDYTRAVGSRPARGVLQADQLDLHALRELTLRLPQAAAVHPALQTRDIAGLVRHLHLRWQGDWPQPETYEAKASIQGLRWQPDAADPTPATGKPRAHWPGFRGADVNLNWRHDGGQIGVQMSHDSALWLPGILSPAEVPIQSLQANVRWERLTNAQGGGWRVPQWDLKMTNADLRGEWRGHWQSLTEGPGKLSLDGTLEKADAAAVYRYLPLGLPASVRDYLRDALVKGSYNNVSVKIKGDLAKLPFANPQDGEFRFSGSVKDILFDMVPASILPAGSPSWPRLHGLQGQLTFDRLGLRLKDISTRAGEGANAVVLTSPMLEIADMTHQPLLRVRAESQSKSPDVLRLIQQSALSPLLSNALQGAQVRGDMQTRFELRLPLLNLAQSRVHGQVVFNNNDLRLLPDTPWLEKLQGQLQFHEAGFVVQRMRAQLWGGPVVIEGGMRPSKTAPAPTVEFQARGSVSAEGLRTAKEFYPLDWLAQHAQGSTTYSARLGWREGQPDLVVQSSLEGLAVNMPAPLGKPAKSASALHIRMRARSDRSGPQDHIQINLADNTRIEYVRSLSGKVPTVLRGIWGVGIAPNQMPALPDSGVSANVVMDRLDVDEWLALMPDSKAVGTGPSPRPTPGNDTPPVWQTYLPTRMGLKAQTLTLSDRSLHQVTVGGTRDGTLWRTNIDAREMSGNLTYQQSLNGQPGLLFARLSRLNLPPAELAEVETLLEAPPTQLPALDIVVDALTLRGIQMGRVEIEAINQETSKTRSATGSEWQLKKFNILLPEAQMKSTGRWSSVNEGSPLRKTAMDFVLDVQDAGALLNRLGTPNALRGGVGQLSGTIHWQGSPLALDYPSMNGQMEVRMGRGQFLKADAGAAKLLGVLSLQALPRRLLLDFRDVFAEGFAFDSLRGDVTISKGMAQTRNLQIKGVNALVLLEGEAGLSQETQNLRVKILPLVDTGTTSLLAGMALNPAVGLTAFVAQWLLKNPLARASSQEFLIDGNWDNPRVTRIDKRP, translated from the coding sequence ATGTTTGTGCCACATCCACCCGATTTACCCTCCAGCAAACCCCGTCTGCAGCAGTGGCTGGACAGACTGGTTTGGCTGTTTGCATGGGGGTTGCTGATCGCCGGTCTGATGCTGGCTTTGGCTTGGGCAAGCTTGCATTTTTGGATTGTGCCGCGAATCGATGAGTTTCGCCCCGGGCTCGAACGCCTTGCCCGGCAATCATTGGGTGTACCCGTGCGCATTGGCAGTTTGTCTGCTCAAAGTACCGGATGGGTGCCCTCTTTTGAATTGCGTGACATTGAATTGCTCGACGAACAGGGTCGCTCGGGTTTGCGTTTGCCCAAGGTGCTCATCGCCTTGAGCCTGCAATCGGCCATGGGTTTGAAACTGGACCAATTGGTGCTGGACGCCCCCGAATTGGCGGTCCGGCAAACCGCTGAAGGCCATTGGCAAGTGGCGGGCATGGATTGGGGATCGACACTGCAAGGTGACACCGCAGCTGCCGATTGGCTGTTTTCTCAACGCGAAATCATCGTTCGCGGCGGGGTGCTGCGCTGGCATGCCTCCCCATCGCTCGATCAGGGGGACGAACCATCCAAGGCGCTGCAATTGCAGGACGTGGACTTGGTGATCCGCAACTCTGCACGAAAGCACAGCGTGCGCCTGGATGCCACGCCACCGGTTGGCTGGGGTGAGCGCTTTGTCCTGATGGGCCAATTCAGGCGCAAACTTTTGTCCACCCACGCTGGCCGCCATGCGGACTGGTCGGGACAAGCTTATGCCTTCTTCCCGCAGGCCGATTTGGCCCAATTGCGCGCAGCCGCACCCACGCAATGGACACGCACATGGGGTCCTGTCCAGGGCGAAGGCGTTCTTCGACTTTGGGCCGATGTTGACCAAGGACAATGGCGCGGCGCTGTGGCCGACCTGAGTCTGGTCGGCTTTCGCGCGCGCCTGAATGAGCAAGAATTGCCGCTGGCTTTTGAACGGCTGTCAGGGCGGGTGGGGGTTCAAATCCATGAAGACGGGTTTTTGGCCAGCACGCAAGGTCTGTCCTTCGTCAACGACGAGGGGCTGCACTGGCCCGGTGGCAACGTGTCTCTGGACTACACCCGGGCCGTGGGCTCCCGGCCCGCACGGGGTGTTTTACAGGCAGACCAACTGGACTTGCACGCCTTGCGCGAGCTGACATTGCGCTTGCCGCAAGCCGCTGCCGTTCACCCCGCTTTGCAGACGCGCGACATTGCCGGGCTGGTGCGCCACTTGCACCTGCGCTGGCAAGGCGATTGGCCACAGCCCGAAACCTACGAGGCCAAAGCCAGCATTCAGGGGCTGCGTTGGCAACCCGATGCTGCGGACCCGACCCCAGCCACCGGCAAGCCGAGAGCCCATTGGCCCGGTTTTCGCGGTGCCGATGTGAATCTGAACTGGCGTCACGATGGCGGACAGATCGGGGTGCAAATGAGCCACGACAGCGCACTGTGGCTGCCGGGCATCTTGTCACCCGCAGAAGTGCCGATTCAAAGCCTGCAGGCAAATGTCCGCTGGGAACGCTTGACAAACGCACAGGGCGGCGGTTGGCGGGTCCCCCAATGGGATCTCAAAATGACCAATGCCGACCTGCGTGGAGAATGGCGCGGGCATTGGCAAAGTCTGACCGAAGGACCAGGCAAACTGTCGCTGGACGGAACCCTGGAAAAAGCCGACGCGGCTGCGGTCTATCGGTATTTGCCCCTTGGCCTGCCTGCTTCGGTTCGGGATTACTTGCGGGATGCGCTGGTCAAAGGCAGCTACAACAATGTGAGCGTCAAAATCAAGGGTGATTTGGCGAAATTGCCTTTTGCCAACCCCCAGGATGGTGAGTTTCGCTTTTCGGGTAGCGTCAAAGACATCCTCTTTGACATGGTGCCAGCGTCCATCCTGCCAGCAGGCAGCCCAAGTTGGCCTCGTTTGCACGGGCTGCAAGGCCAACTGACTTTTGATCGTTTGGGCTTGCGACTCAAGGACATCAGCACCCGCGCTGGGGAAGGCGCCAACGCCGTGGTGCTGACCTCGCCCATGTTGGAAATCGCCGACATGACCCACCAGCCTCTGCTGCGGGTGCGCGCAGAAAGCCAAAGCAAATCCCCCGACGTCCTGCGGCTGATTCAGCAATCAGCCCTGAGCCCCTTGCTGTCCAATGCGCTGCAAGGAGCGCAAGTGCGAGGCGACATGCAAACACGCTTTGAATTGCGTTTGCCTTTGCTCAACCTGGCGCAATCCAGGGTGCACGGTCAGGTGGTGTTCAACAACAACGATTTGCGCCTGCTCCCCGACACGCCTTGGCTGGAAAAACTGCAAGGCCAACTGCAGTTTCATGAGGCGGGGTTTGTCGTGCAGCGAATGCGGGCCCAACTGTGGGGCGGGCCCGTTGTCATCGAAGGGGGCATGCGACCTTCCAAAACAGCACCTGCGCCCACCGTCGAGTTTCAGGCCCGTGGAAGCGTGAGCGCCGAGGGCCTGCGAACGGCCAAGGAGTTCTATCCACTGGACTGGTTGGCACAGCATGCTCAAGGCAGCACCACCTACAGCGCGCGCCTGGGGTGGCGAGAAGGGCAGCCCGACCTGGTCGTGCAAAGCAGTCTCGAAGGCTTGGCCGTGAACATGCCGGCTCCCCTGGGCAAACCTGCCAAAAGCGCCAGCGCGCTGCACATCCGGATGCGAGCGCGCTCGGACCGTTCCGGGCCGCAAGACCATATTCAAATCAATCTCGCAGACAACACGCGCATCGAATACGTGCGCAGTTTATCGGGCAAAGTCCCCACGGTTTTGCGTGGGATTTGGGGCGTTGGCATTGCCCCCAACCAGATGCCCGCCTTGCCCGATTCGGGGGTCAGCGCAAATGTGGTCATGGATCGCCTGGATGTTGACGAATGGCTGGCCCTGATGCCCGACTCCAAAGCAGTGGGCACAGGCCCGAGCCCACGCCCCACCCCCGGCAATGACACGCCCCCGGTCTGGCAAACCTACTTGCCCACACGAATGGGGCTGAAGGCCCAAACCTTGACCTTGAGTGACCGCAGTTTGCACCAGGTGACAGTCGGAGGAACCCGCGATGGCACCCTATGGCGCACCAACATTGATGCCAGGGAAATGTCCGGCAATTTGACATACCAGCAGTCTTTGAATGGTCAACCTGGGCTGCTTTTTGCCCGTTTGAGTCGGCTGAACCTGCCTCCGGCAGAGTTGGCAGAAGTCGAAACCCTGCTTGAAGCGCCGCCGACACAGCTGCCCGCTCTGGACATCGTGGTGGACGCTTTGACCTTGCGCGGCATTCAAATGGGCCGGGTCGAAATTGAAGCAATCAACCAGGAAACCTCCAAAACCCGATCCGCCACCGGGTCCGAATGGCAGCTCAAAAAATTCAACATCCTTTTGCCAGAAGCACAGATGAAAAGCACGGGCCGATGGTCGAGCGTCAATGAGGGCAGCCCCCTTCGCAAAACCGCAATGGACTTTGTGCTGGATGTCCAAGATGCGGGCGCCCTGCTGAATCGACTGGGCACGCCCAATGCCTTGCGTGGCGGTGTAGGCCAACTGTCCGGAACCATCCATTGGCAAGGCTCGCCCCTGGCCCTGGATTACCCCAGCATGAATGGTCAAATGGAAGTCCGCATGGGTCGCGGTCAATTCCTCAAAGCAGATGCTGGCGCAGCCAAATTGCTGGGTGTACTGAGTCTGCAAGCGCTGCCACGGCGATTGTTGCTGGATTTCAGGGATGTCTTTGCTGAGGGCTTCGCTTTTGACTCGCTGCGAGGCGATGTCACGATCAGCAAAGGCATGGCGCAAACACGCAATCTGCAGATCAAGGGCGTGAACGCATTGGTCTTGTTGGAAGGAGAAGCCGGTCTTTCCCAAGAAACCCAAAACCTGAGGGTCAAAATTTTGCCCCTTGTCGACACAGGCACCACCTCGCTGTTGGCGGGCATGGCCCTGAACCCTGCCGTGGGGCTGACCGCATTTGTCGCGCAGTGGCTCCTGAAAAACCCCCTGGCGCGCGCTTCAAGCCAAGAATTCTTGATCGACGGCAACTGGGACAACCCCCGCGTCACGCGCATCGACAAACGCCCATGA
- a CDS encoding sodium-dependent bicarbonate transport family permease translates to MQNLIDPAILFFIFGVLAGTVKSNLEIPPAISRFLSLYLLMALGLKGGFALSQSGLTASVGVSLVAAVALATLIPLMGYAILRRFVSGFDAAAVAATYGSVSAVTFVTAVQYLENQDIAYGGHMAAAMALMESPAIILAVVFANSLRQKAAKGALISNAGEAAPKAGVSVGKILHESFTDGAQLLLLGAMAIGMVTGDAGKAAMQPFSVDLFKGMLAFFLLDMGLMAARNLPQVKGKSPVLIAYAVIGPLSHAALALGLAFVLNLSAGNGALLMVLAASASYIAVPAVLRYALPEANPSLYFGLSLGITFPLNIVFGIPVYVAIAQRVLM, encoded by the coding sequence ATGCAAAATCTGATCGATCCCGCCATCCTCTTTTTCATCTTTGGTGTACTGGCTGGCACCGTCAAGTCCAACCTTGAAATCCCCCCTGCCATTTCCCGCTTTCTGTCCTTGTACCTGTTGATGGCCCTGGGTCTGAAGGGCGGCTTCGCGCTGTCCCAGTCGGGTCTGACCGCCAGTGTGGGGGTGAGCCTGGTGGCAGCCGTGGCACTGGCGACCCTCATCCCCCTGATGGGCTATGCCATCTTGCGGCGCTTCGTGTCTGGCTTTGATGCGGCTGCGGTGGCGGCCACTTATGGCTCTGTAAGTGCGGTGACTTTTGTAACGGCAGTGCAGTACCTGGAAAACCAGGATATCGCTTACGGCGGTCACATGGCCGCTGCCATGGCTTTGATGGAGTCTCCTGCCATCATCTTGGCGGTGGTATTTGCCAACTCGCTGCGACAAAAGGCAGCCAAAGGCGCATTGATCTCCAACGCAGGTGAGGCTGCCCCCAAAGCCGGTGTATCGGTGGGCAAGATCCTGCACGAGTCCTTCACAGACGGGGCACAACTGCTGCTCTTGGGGGCCATGGCAATTGGCATGGTCACGGGCGATGCCGGCAAAGCGGCGATGCAGCCCTTCTCGGTAGACCTGTTCAAGGGCATGCTGGCCTTCTTCTTGCTGGACATGGGTTTGATGGCCGCGCGCAATCTGCCGCAGGTCAAAGGCAAGTCTCCGGTTTTGATTGCCTATGCCGTGATCGGCCCGCTGAGCCATGCCGCATTGGCTTTGGGCTTGGCATTTGTGCTGAATTTGTCTGCTGGCAATGGTGCCCTGCTCATGGTGCTGGCTGCAAGTGCATCCTATATTGCGGTGCCGGCTGTGCTGCGCTATGCGCTGCCCGAAGCGAACCCTTCGCTGTATTTCGGTCTGAGCCTGGGCATCACCTTCCCTTTGAACATTGTGTTCGGAATTCCCGTTTATGTGGCGATTGCCCAGCGGGTTCTGATGTGA
- a CDS encoding LysR family transcriptional regulator gives MNVTFRQLRLFLALAETGSVSAAAKVMHVTQPTASMQLKELSLSVGLALYEVIGKKIYLTDAGKELAVTGRAMAQTWDAFEQNVDAAKGLSRGKLRVAVVSTANYFMPHLIGSFCNKHPAIDVSLEILNRDGVVQRLRENLDDLYIMSMPPKDMDLGDEAFMPNPIVVIAPSSDPLAKRAQVPLHELAQRRFIVREKGSGTRMAADQYFRKMKFRPDVRLELGSNEAVKESVAGGLGLGVVSRHALHGLKKENGVSVIDMKGFPVSSAWHIVYPASKRLSPLAQAFKKHMIHEVGRRKWPQA, from the coding sequence ATGAATGTGACTTTCCGCCAGTTGCGTTTGTTCCTGGCTTTGGCTGAAACCGGCAGCGTGAGTGCAGCGGCCAAAGTGATGCATGTGACCCAACCGACCGCCTCCATGCAACTCAAGGAATTGAGCTTGTCGGTGGGGCTGGCTTTGTATGAAGTGATCGGTAAAAAGATTTACCTGACCGATGCAGGCAAAGAGTTGGCTGTCACAGGCCGCGCCATGGCGCAAACCTGGGATGCCTTTGAGCAAAACGTTGATGCCGCCAAGGGTTTGTCGCGGGGCAAGTTGCGCGTGGCAGTGGTCAGCACGGCCAATTACTTCATGCCGCATCTGATCGGCAGTTTTTGCAACAAGCATCCGGCCATTGATGTATCGCTGGAAATCCTCAACCGCGACGGGGTGGTGCAACGATTGCGTGAAAACCTCGACGACCTTTACATCATGTCGATGCCCCCCAAAGACATGGATTTGGGGGATGAGGCCTTCATGCCCAATCCGATTGTGGTGATAGCGCCCAGCTCAGACCCTTTGGCCAAGCGTGCCCAGGTGCCTTTGCACGAATTGGCGCAGCGTCGCTTCATCGTTCGCGAAAAAGGCTCGGGCACCCGCATGGCGGCTGATCAATACTTCCGAAAAATGAAATTTCGCCCGGACGTGCGTCTGGAGTTGGGCAGCAATGAAGCCGTCAAGGAGTCGGTGGCCGGTGGTTTGGGTTTGGGGGTGGTGTCGCGCCATGCCTTGCACGGGCTAAAAAAGGAAAACGGCGTGAGTGTGATCGACATGAAGGGTTTTCCCGTTTCATCGGCTTGGCACATCGTTTATCCGGCCAGCAAAAGGCTATCGCCTCTGGCGCAGGCCTTCAAGAAGCACATGATCCACGAGGTTGGGCGGCGCAAATGGCCGCAGGCTTGA
- the glnE gene encoding bifunctional [glutamate--ammonia ligase]-adenylyl-L-tyrosine phosphorylase/[glutamate--ammonia-ligase] adenylyltransferase, with protein sequence MQSSAPAKPPQVLDAPAVGDTAVHLYARFVQRLHRRYADFLPLMAPGIPTRETLHLAFQALTAAHLNTSAALRVLRQLTLERLAHLDCSGRLALDQVTQSMTWLAEVTLDIAWQQVMADLDALHGAPTQASGQRAEMWIVGMGKLGARELNVSSDIDLIYVYDEDGETLGNSEGRNKVSCQEYFTRAVKRMYALMGDTTEHGFVFRVDLALRPNGNSGPSVVSLGALEEYLLVQGREWERFAWMKSRVVAPRTAMLNGSAQALRAVVLPFVFRRYLDYNVFESLRTLHQQIRDHAAKRSAGHPERANDVKLSRGGIREIEFTVQLLQVVRGGQFPELRTRPTLDALQRVAKAGLMPQATADALSAAYVFLRQVEHRIQYLDDQQTHVLPTRDDDLAWIAQTLGHASTCSFLSALDAHREVVAQEFDTLLGGDRDCKTCNGKNGKSGHGREHAELESVLSDFIGPVRVRLAQWVDNPRVLALRDDARGRLMRLLQRTAQWLGEGRISEVAVLRMADWIEPLLRRESYLALMLERPSVYERLLRLLGAAKWPARYLLQHPGVIDELAGGNLFDTRFDAAEFEAELQARRAALQRTGEDDEESLMNLLRRAHHAEQFRTLARDVEGVLTVEQVADDLSALADAVLRVTARWCWDRLKNRHRDEPAMAIIGYGKLGGKELGYGSDLDIVFVYDDEDERAQEIYASYVRKMINWMTVKTAEGDVYEIDTALRPNGNSGLLVTRFEAYADYQQQRGSNTAWTWEHQAMTRARFVMGWPSLAPRFDAVRHAVISAPRDAVSLKAEIVAMRERVRQGHPVKTNRFDVKHSPGGMVDAEFAVQYLVLLHTAAHPELADNVGNIALLQRAEKAGLLPLGMGESSANAYREMRRIQHHARLNEEPTDVPMNQAIEEREALLMLWRRVMG encoded by the coding sequence ATGCAAAGCTCAGCCCCTGCAAAGCCCCCGCAAGTGCTTGACGCCCCGGCTGTGGGCGACACCGCTGTGCACCTGTATGCCCGCTTTGTTCAGCGTTTGCACCGCCGTTATGCTGATTTTTTGCCATTGATGGCCCCAGGAATACCGACCCGTGAGACCCTGCATCTGGCATTTCAAGCCCTGACAGCGGCCCATTTGAACACCAGTGCGGCGCTGAGGGTCTTGCGCCAACTTACCCTGGAGCGCCTGGCACACCTCGACTGCTCGGGTCGGCTGGCCCTTGACCAGGTGACCCAAAGCATGACCTGGCTGGCCGAAGTCACACTCGACATTGCCTGGCAGCAAGTCATGGCCGATCTGGATGCTTTGCATGGCGCACCCACCCAAGCCAGCGGCCAGCGCGCTGAGATGTGGATCGTGGGCATGGGCAAGCTGGGTGCGCGCGAGCTGAACGTGTCGAGCGACATCGATTTGATTTATGTCTATGACGAAGACGGCGAGACGCTGGGCAACAGCGAAGGCCGCAACAAAGTGTCGTGTCAGGAGTACTTCACCCGCGCCGTCAAGCGCATGTACGCGCTGATGGGTGACACCACCGAACACGGCTTTGTGTTCCGGGTCGATTTGGCGCTGCGCCCCAACGGCAACTCGGGGCCCAGCGTGGTCTCGCTGGGCGCGTTGGAAGAGTATTTGCTGGTGCAGGGGCGCGAATGGGAACGTTTTGCCTGGATGAAAAGCCGCGTGGTCGCGCCCCGCACGGCCATGCTCAATGGTTCGGCCCAGGCGCTGCGGGCGGTGGTGCTGCCCTTTGTGTTTCGCCGTTACCTCGATTACAACGTGTTCGAGTCGCTGCGCACGCTGCACCAGCAAATCCGCGACCATGCTGCCAAGCGCAGCGCAGGCCATCCGGAACGTGCCAACGATGTGAAGCTGTCACGCGGGGGCATCCGCGAGATCGAGTTCACGGTGCAATTGCTCCAAGTGGTGCGCGGTGGGCAGTTTCCTGAATTGCGCACCCGCCCCACCCTGGACGCCTTGCAGCGCGTGGCCAAAGCCGGCCTCATGCCGCAGGCCACCGCCGACGCCCTGAGCGCGGCCTATGTGTTCTTGCGTCAGGTAGAGCACCGCATCCAGTACCTGGACGACCAGCAAACCCATGTGCTGCCCACCCGCGACGATGATTTGGCCTGGATCGCGCAGACGCTGGGGCATGCCAGCACGTGCAGCTTCTTGAGCGCGCTGGACGCGCACCGTGAAGTCGTGGCGCAGGAGTTCGACACCTTGCTCGGCGGCGACCGAGATTGCAAAACCTGCAACGGCAAAAATGGCAAGAGCGGCCATGGCCGCGAACACGCCGAGTTGGAGTCGGTGCTCAGCGATTTCATAGGCCCGGTGCGCGTTCGACTGGCCCAGTGGGTTGACAACCCGCGCGTGCTGGCCTTGCGCGATGACGCGCGTGGGCGGCTGATGCGTTTGCTCCAGCGCACCGCCCAGTGGCTGGGCGAAGGCCGCATCAGCGAAGTGGCCGTGCTGCGCATGGCCGACTGGATCGAGCCCTTGCTGCGCCGCGAAAGTTACTTGGCCCTGATGCTGGAGCGTCCTTCGGTTTACGAACGCCTGTTGCGTTTGCTTGGCGCGGCCAAGTGGCCTGCACGGTATTTGTTGCAGCATCCGGGCGTGATCGACGAGCTGGCCGGGGGCAACTTGTTTGACACCCGCTTTGACGCTGCCGAGTTTGAAGCGGAGCTCCAAGCGCGGCGGGCCGCCCTGCAGCGCACGGGCGAAGACGACGAAGAAAGCCTGATGAACCTGCTGCGTCGCGCCCACCACGCCGAGCAGTTCCGAACCTTGGCCCGCGATGTGGAAGGCGTGCTCACGGTGGAGCAAGTGGCCGACGACCTGAGCGCCCTGGCGGATGCGGTGTTGCGCGTGACGGCCCGCTGGTGCTGGGACCGCCTGAAAAACCGCCACCGCGACGAACCAGCGATGGCCATCATCGGCTACGGCAAATTGGGTGGCAAAGAATTGGGCTATGGCAGCGACCTGGACATCGTGTTTGTGTATGACGACGAAGATGAACGCGCCCAGGAAATCTATGCCAGCTACGTGCGCAAAATGATCAACTGGATGACGGTCAAAACCGCCGAAGGTGATGTGTACGAAATCGATACCGCCCTGCGCCCCAACGGCAACTCGGGTCTGCTGGTCACCCGCTTTGAAGCCTATGCCGACTACCAGCAACAACGCGGCAGCAACACCGCTTGGACCTGGGAGCACCAGGCCATGACGCGCGCCCGTTTTGTCATGGGCTGGCCCAGCCTGGCCCCCCGCTTTGACGCCGTGCGCCACGCCGTCATCAGCGCCCCGCGCGACGCGGTCAGCCTCAAAGCCGAAATCGTGGCCATGCGCGAGCGCGTGCGACAGGGTCACCCGGTCAAGACCAATCGTTTTGATGTGAAACACAGCCCGGGCGGCATGGTGGATGCCGAATTTGCAGTCCAATACCTGGTGTTGCTGCATACCGCCGCCCACCCAGAGCTGGCTGACAACGTGGGCAACATTGCCTTGCTGCAACGGGCTGAAAAAGCAGGCTTGCTGCCCTTGGGCATGGGTGAGTCGTCAGCCAACGCTTATCGGGAAATGAGGCGAATCCAGCACCATGCCCGCCTGAACGAAGAGCCCACCGATGTTCCCATGAACCAAGCGATTGAGGAGCGTGAAGCCCTATTGATGCTCTGGCGACGGGTCATGGGATGA
- a CDS encoding FIST N-terminal domain-containing protein encodes MKLFPCGHATHPQWRMAAALVLAQLQSQMALPDYASQPRLGLLYITDHFAPDAQDLLVHLRQGLPGVTDWAGTVGIGVAVNNAEYFDEPAMALMLCDLAPEQYRVFSGVSPLPADWANAALVHADPHTPELTELIGEMAARTRQGYLFGGLSASRSRSMQFAVRADDAGDPMAHGGVLEGGLSGVAFSPQVKLLSRVTQGCQPIAPEREITQAEGHVVLQLAGEPALDVMLADLGISLSEPQKAIAVVRSTLVGLSAAGQSGVGRTGHLGHDVRVRHIIGLDPLRHGVAIAEHLQAGMRLAFCRRDVQAARADLVRVCAEIREELEPESLSIEAINALSDDPSPTMPPAGQRIAGAVYVSCTGRGGPHFGGPNAELQIIRHALGDVPLVGFFAAGEIGRQQLYGYTGVLTVFTTD; translated from the coding sequence ATGAAGTTGTTTCCCTGTGGCCATGCCACGCACCCACAGTGGCGCATGGCGGCAGCCCTCGTGCTGGCCCAGTTGCAGTCTCAAATGGCTTTGCCGGACTACGCGAGCCAACCTCGTCTGGGGCTGCTGTACATCACCGACCATTTCGCACCAGACGCACAAGACTTGCTCGTCCATCTGCGTCAGGGCTTGCCAGGAGTGACCGACTGGGCGGGCACCGTTGGCATTGGCGTGGCTGTGAACAACGCCGAGTACTTTGACGAACCCGCGATGGCACTCATGCTGTGCGACCTGGCACCCGAGCAATACCGGGTGTTTTCCGGGGTGTCCCCCTTGCCCGCGGACTGGGCCAATGCCGCCTTGGTGCACGCCGACCCCCACACGCCCGAGTTGACCGAATTGATCGGCGAGATGGCAGCGCGCACCCGGCAAGGCTATTTGTTTGGTGGCCTCAGCGCCAGCCGTTCGCGCAGCATGCAATTTGCGGTGCGGGCCGATGATGCAGGTGACCCCATGGCGCACGGTGGTGTGCTCGAAGGGGGCTTGAGCGGCGTCGCCTTTTCACCCCAAGTAAAGCTGTTGTCCCGGGTCACGCAAGGCTGCCAGCCCATCGCACCCGAGCGCGAAATCACCCAAGCCGAAGGCCATGTGGTGCTGCAACTGGCGGGCGAACCTGCACTCGATGTGATGCTGGCCGATTTGGGCATCAGCCTGAGCGAGCCCCAAAAGGCCATCGCAGTGGTGCGCTCGACCCTGGTTGGGCTGAGCGCGGCTGGGCAATCGGGGGTGGGACGCACAGGCCACCTGGGTCACGATGTGCGCGTGCGCCACATCATTGGCCTGGACCCGCTGCGCCACGGTGTGGCCATTGCTGAACACCTGCAAGCGGGTATGCGCCTGGCTTTTTGTCGCAGGGATGTGCAGGCAGCGCGTGCCGACTTGGTGCGCGTGTGTGCCGAGATTCGCGAAGAGCTCGAGCCGGAGTCACTCTCCATCGAGGCCATCAACGCCTTGAGCGATGACCCATCGCCCACCATGCCCCCAGCGGGCCAGCGCATCGCTGGTGCGGTCTATGTGAGTTGCACAGGTCGCGGCGGTCCGCACTTTGGTGGTCCAAATGCCGAATTGCAGATCATTCGGCACGCGCTGGGAGACGTGCCCTTGGTGGGCTTTTTTGCGGCCGGCGAGATCGGGCGACAGCAACTGTATGGCTACACCGGGGTGTTGACGGTCTTCACCACAGATTGA